Below is a window of Tachysurus fulvidraco isolate hzauxx_2018 chromosome 11, HZAU_PFXX_2.0, whole genome shotgun sequence DNA.
TATAGCTACAGGAGGAAACTCTTCTGAAGTGAATGTTCTGGTgaatttttttccagttttcagcTATCCAGTTTTAGTGAATGTGTTCATGAAAGCCTCAGATTCTTGCCTGACATGAGTGGTATGTTTTCATGCATGGTTCTTTGTGACTGGATGACTGGAAAAGTGTGCAGGTGATAATTGTTTCAATTAAAATGGTAGGAGGTGTAGATTTTCTCATAAAGTCAATGTTTTGATTTTAATTGTAATTCCCATTGGAgaaaacaggttaaaaaaagacACTGTAGTTCATGTAATATCtcataactgttttttttttgcaattatttCCCACTTTTGAATTACTAAATTAGCTGCATCTAATTATCTGCATTTACTAGTGATCATTAAGTGTTGTACTCAATCAGAAGTCTCTCATTACATTGATGTTCTCAATGTTCTTCGAAAGGTTCTCTTCAAAGATGACTCCTCCAATGATCTACTGCCCTCACTAACCTTGACATGCCAGGTTTTCTCAGAGATAATTGAAGTGCTGATAATTAAAgtgatgacatttttttttgctcaaacTGTGTtgtaaatttctttattttacattattgtatgttataaatgtacgaaagtttttaatgtaatttaatttagtttctTATCAAAATGTGTGCAAATAAGGTTCAAGATTTTTGGGGGAAAAGGAAAGTACAACCTCctaaaattctattttttaaatttttataatgttgaaaaaaatatttgtaaagatTATTACTAGTATGTAGAATGACCTTTAGAAGCAATAATTTGAAGTATTCTTTGCGATTGGTTTGAGGATTTTTGGCCCACACATTGCTTCAGAACTGTGATGTTTAAAAGCATACATTTATGCAAAGCTCTCTTAACAGCTTTCCACAGAAGTTtaaggtctggactttgacatGGCCAAAATATTGGTAGTAGGAAAGGTGTACTTATTTTTTCTAAATCTTTGGGATTGTATAAAATGACTACATACtgaaatatattgtttttttgtagtcATCTAagtatattgttttgtttatatagaAGACAGAGAGGATCACATGATTATTATTTAGACAGTGGGAAAAATCATAGAATTAAAGAAGGGTATATTTTCTTTTACCCcatccatttacatttagatttgtAGCTTTTGGCTGTTATAATGAGTATTTTATAATGAGTGCTGTTTATGTTTATCTTTGTGCAGACATTTGTGCAGAACAAATTTTCTagtgaaagaaaataatatttccatgtgtgtatgtactactttcctaacacaaacacacacacacacacacacacacacacacacacacacacacacacacacacacacacacacacacacacacacacacacacaccacagtttcCTGTTTGTGATTTATCTTCTGGTATGATCTACTACCATGCCTCTTGTATATGCaatgcactatatatatatatatatatatatatatatatatatatatatatatatatatatatatatatatatatatatatatacacacactccctgacaaaagtcttgtcgtctatccaagttgtaggaacaacaaataataacttgACGTCTAGTTGACCATTTGGAATAAGAAGTGGTTTATATGAAAGGCAAAGGCCTGTAGATTACgcttattttaccaaaataaaatcttatcatgccttgatttttaattatttcatttggacagaaaggtcagactttgcttagacaaaagtcttgtcacttaacagaaataatgtacagtacagaacatAAAGTCTTGGTGCAGTGGAAAAATAATTCATACTGTCCATGAGCTTGGAGGACTGCATCCATGCGTCTCAATGACTCAAATaacttattacagtttttttcaatcGCTAACGAGCGCTTACCTATAATTAAGATATTTTttctaaactcttaacacagacttacacctacaaaacacaattggccaaattgataattttcctctcaaaaacacattttgttaaatatatactaactctccttttcaaaacagaacacatctttctttgcacacactaactttaccgaaacactggaaatctgactcaaaatgaaattattctgtcaaagaataacacttgttttcacttcacaaggTATATACAGTCAATCAAAGTACACCAGGTTTCAAAATACTGGCTATTGTTGACATTAGAAAAACTGCatagacttttatgtttcaggtaacatgcaatccaccttttacacaaaatgtcttagttgggaactgtatgtccacatgtacagtaatgttcacattcaaatgcattccagtaaaaagcaaatcagttattttttctttactgtttacttaaGGAGgtagaaacacaatataatagaagagaaaaagttttacagtattgcttacagtgaacaaaatatcatatataagagcattctgaaaaacaaaaaacaaaacaaaaaacaaaacaggaaaaagcccagataagaaggggggaactaaaaatagcacaaaattacTGTAATGTATCTAATCCCTGCAATCTTCAGGGTTAGGCCACATGTTTTCATCAACATCACATCTGATATCATCCAAGGCGATGCACCTGGGATAAAATCGCTTGGTATGTCGGATCCACCCTTGGCAATCTTGAACTGTGATGTCCCTGCAGCCAGCATCCATGGCTTCAAGGagggacatctggtcatgtggctgatggtcataaaccttccacctccatgcacTATGGGGTTGAGGAAAGGTGAATAGGGTGGAAGGAAGAGACTTAAGCGGATAGTATGCATATTtcttttggcacaggttttacagaTGCCTTTCTTATCAGGAAGCAGATatgcaggacaaaaaaataagCACTTTCTAACACGTAACTCCAACAAAAGATTCTTGTTTTCACACAGTAGATGCAGTACTGACAATTACTGATCACTGTTGCAAGGAGTGTACTGAATTTTGTCTGACTATACAGTCACAGAGAAAATCTTTGCTACAGGAAGTAGCCTGGTTTGCACATGATCAACGGGGTGCGTAAATAAtagcttcttcttttttttctgaatctcTAAACagaataagattttttttttctttttgttttctgtatgGTTGATCATGCAAATTTAGCATATTCTCCTGAAGTTCTCCTTTTGTTTCCGTGAAATCTGATTTGGACCTATTTTACTTGGAAGAATTCATGTAAACTGATTCGGAGTACCTGGAGCCATTTAGCCAAGATCGCTGGACTTGATTGTAAGGTAATTTGGTTTTCATGAAGTGTAATTGATTTGTCAGTCCACAGTTCCTTTTCTAATCAGCTAGCAAATTGTGTACTACTTTGAACATTCATTTGAACTAATGCTCTGGAAAATGACACAGTATAATAGTAAGACTTTCTGATTTTTTAAACGATGGCGCACTACAATGTGGAATATACATAAATCAGATATTTGGATGTGTATTTTCAAGTGACAGCAGATATTGTGATTTAAAGCCATGctgtattaattttattatataacattCAAAGAAATAGTTAAAAGCTAAAATTAGACCACATTATTTGTTTAGGAGAAACAGCTTATTGATTTTAGTTTACAATGTTGAATGTAAATACATGCTATAAATTTACAGAAAATATCACTTTCTGGAAGATTTCTCAGTTCCACATCAACTTTTTTATCTCTGACCTTACACCTCGACAATGAGTCATTTGCAGCTGCAATAGGCCAAAGTAGAGCATTCACAAATAAACagatgtgttgtgttaatgtgtgtcttAGAGTTTCTAaggaccagattttaaaagcaacCAAATAACATCGTAGCCTACAAAATGATGTCTTCAATGTGGACTTCTGTCTTTCCCTGgggtgtgtatttttttgtttattaaaaatctaGATAAAATAAAGTACAGCTTTTATCGCTTTGCCACACAATGATTTAAGCAAGTAATAAAAGCCTCTTGGATGCTGCTGTAgacaaataatcaacaatggAGTGGTTTGATGCAGCTTGAGGTGACATGGAGTTAAAATAAGCACCCCgtagttcattattttccttcaACAGCATTTCCCAAAGTTTTGTATTCTTCTATTACCCTCTCAACATGTTACtgtaacatattttattagttttttatttaattaagaatgaacttttacattaataaaacaaagataGCAGCTTAGTCGTTATTGAAGTGATGATAAATTGTGTGTTAATGATTCTCTTtgtttctcagtatttttgtgtttgttcagctCAATAGCAACGAGAAATTCAGAGATACTTGTAATTATTGATGAGGAAAGAGCAACAAAACGAGAGGGATCATGTGTCAAAATTGGCTGCAGATATAAGGCAAAAGAAAATATGACACTGTTGTGGCTTAAAGATCCTAAGTGGAATGCAAGGAAACATGCATTTGATGGAACGATTGTATATAGCAATACAAAGGAGCGGCCACAGGACCTTGAGTACTCTAACAGAGTGAAATTTATTCATGAACCCAATAGTTGGGCCACATGCTCATTAAAAATTAATGATCTTAAAGTGAACGACAGTGGGAACTATACATTTAGGTACATAAAAGAAAGTGACAAATATTTGAGTAGTGCATTTACTCTCACTGTCAAGGGTAAGTTCTACCTATCTTTAActaatttttaattctttataaattttaaatgtattagatTATAATCCATCTATTTGTCAATTTATATTGTAGAAAATCCCTGCAAGGTCCACATTAAGCCACCACATTTGAACAGGTCACTTAAAGAAGGTGACACTGTGAGTTTATACTGTGCAACATCAGCAAAATGTGAGTCATATCCTCAATGGCAGTCGTCTGTTCCAAGTGATTTTAATGTGAAAATGGATGGtgatgttaaagaaaaatacagtgagCTGAAATTGACCTTAAACCGGAAAGATGATGGGAGAACTTTGATATGTCAACCTTCTGATAGCACTTCTGAGGACTGCCTGGATAGGAGTTTTACACTTAAAGTGGAATGTAGGTacagataaacaaaacacagcatatacatttattgaatttatttatatgttttgaggatttatagaataataataatcttatgtAGAAAATTATGTAGAACTTTTCCTCTTGACTTCAAAGTATGCCATctactactgtacagtatgtcatcaaCCTCTTGTTTTTATCTCTCTGAAACTTGGCAAGTCATGTGACAGACAAACTACAAAGCCCTCTGCTCTGAAGACTTCGGTATCGGAAAAATGAAAGTGATAACCCTTTTACTTTGTTTAACGGTTCTCACAGAAATCATCACAATATCAACAATTACAAAAACTTCACATGTTTCTGGGCCACTAACTGTTAgacatattcatttaaaataagtgCTTAATTAAAAACCTGTGCTTTGCCATGCAACTGACAATACTTGTCAAATCTGctgcttataaaaataaatcaatacttTATGAACAATCATTATTGAGAATTCTCTAGAAAATCTCAGGAAtatacaagaagaaaaaagaagaaaaaattgtCTGTTCTTGGATATGGGATTTAAATGGGTTATTGACTGTCTGCAGTGTTCCACTTTAAGAAGGACTCGATTTTTCAAAATTAGGCACTAGAACATATGAAATCTCCAGGTTAATTTGTTGTAttatgcaaatttatttattttatatatttatctagaTGCACCCAAAGAAACAAAAGTGTCTGAGACCTCTAAGGATGTGAAAGAAGGAGAACAAGTGAAAATGTCATGCTCCAGCAAGGCCCAACCTAAGCCTATCTTCACATGGTTTAAACATCAAAACTCTTTTTCCCAGACTGGAGAAAATCTTACTTTATATGTTAAGACACCAGCCGATGGAGGCAGATTCTACTGTCAGGCTAAAAATGAACATGGACATGACAAATCAACTGACATACTAATCAATGTCATTTGTAAGTATATGTGTAGTTTTGTAGTGATTctggagtgtatgtgtgtagtgcacaGAGTGTTATAGGTACAGGAGGAAACTCTTCTGAAGTGAATGTTCTGGTGCTCTGTAAGTATATTGTTGTGTGACTTTTACCTTTATGGTGTTATGTATAAAGCATGTGAAATATCATGTTTAACATTATATCACAGCATACAGTACTAATTCTGCTACATTAGCTAGAAGACTGCTTGCTATAGGTGTTTTTCACTTATGCAGGTATATATGCAAGCAACAGCTGCTTGTGTTTCTTTGAAGGTTAATATTCATGTTaatgtaaaagtttttatttaatttgaaaagaTCATAATAACAACCAATCCACTTCCTGCATGGCTAGTTGCTTTTCTTTACATCCATTTGGTATGGGTCTGATTTAAACACATGAAGTCAGTAATTAGGAGGTGTGTCTCAATACCTTTGTCCATATAATAATTTCCTTCTAATATTGCCCTCACTTTTATTCACAGATCCACCCAAAAAACCAAATCTGACCATGAAACAAGTTGTAAAGGAAAATGAATTTTATTCTATCACATGTTCTGTAGAAAGTTCACCCCAGGCAAATCTCATGCTTAGCAAATCCTCTCTGACAAACCCCGGAAATGGCAGAATAATACAAACAAGTCAGTCCAACTTTCTCGATTTTACTTCCAAAGCATCCATGGAACATGCAGGTGTGTACAATTGCTCAGCGAAAAACTCAGCGGGACAAAACTCAGCAAATCAATACCTGGAGGTTTTGTGTAAGTAAAACTATCTTCTCTATTTAGTGCAGTAAGATCTTATAATACTACCATGAAATAAGCTATTATCAAAAAGCTAGTTTGTTTACAGCTACTCCCTGTTGTCTTTGCAGATGCCCCTAAAAATGTTATAGCATCAGCATCTCCTGGTAACGAGCTAAAGGAAGGATCTGAACTTAAACTTACCTGCAAAGCTGATTCTGTGCCCCAAGTGACTGCTTACACATGGAAGAAATCCTCAAGAGCACACTCAGTGACAGTAGGAAATGGACAGACATTAACACTCACATTAGTGAAGAGCTCGGACTCGGACCATTATTTTTGTATCACCAGCAATGAAATGGGAAGCGCTGAGTCCCCACCAATATATATCAGAGTCAAATGTGCGTATTCTATAATGCCTATGGAAGCATAATAGATAAACTGCTAAAATGCACAGTGTGAAAGTGACCAACTAATGAAATTATTCAATCAAATTTTTatggaatgtaattaaaaataatttgtttggTGGGTGGGCTTTACTTGTAAATGGAAGCGAGTAGTCAGACATGAAGGTCATGTGCCAAGtaagcacatatacagtaaaccTATGAATTTACAGTAACATGAATATATGGCaattacagtgtttattcttTCCTTAGTAATTGCCTGGTTAGGATTGCAGTGGCTTACATTCAGCTACTAGTAACAttactttattcattcattcatttattcataaataaataaataaataaataaataaataaatatagatagatagatagatagatagatagatagatagatagatagatagatagatagatagatagatagatagatagatagatagatagacagatagatagattaggTTTAAatctgaaagtaaaaaaatataaatggtgAAAGACTCAGAAAGAAGCATTACAGAAGTTtaatggatgatgatgatgatgatgatgatgatgaataagATCTGTAACCAGTAAGTCAGAAATGGTGTTACCTTTTATACCTCAATAAGCCAtcttcatccatttattttttttcttgtttagatCGGCCACACATAACCATTATCCATAATATGACATCACTGGGTCTATTGGATGAGGTTCCAGTCCACCTAacttgtagtgttcagtgtgatccACCAGCCACTTTCTTTGCATGGTACAGGCTGGAGGAAAACACTGTCTTGTCAAATAACCAGAATTACACAGTACAGCCACAAAACCCAGGAATGTACTACTGTGAAGCAAGCAATGAAATCGGGAAATCAAGATCTGTCCCATTCGAAATAAATCATAACCGTATGTacaattttaaagttttttttctgaaaattaAATTTACTACAATTTACTAAGCTATTCTTTATTGACACTTTGTATAAATAATCAATggaaatatgtaaattataatgtataagcagaaaaaataatctaataatggatacattacattacctggggtttgattcctggtTAGGGAGCAAGTCCAGCCACATGAGTTAGCTCTCAGTGCTGTTCTCAAGTGCAGATAAAATGGAAGGGTTGTATAAGTaagggcatccggtgtaaaacctgtgccaaatcaaatatgcagaCCACGTGATCTGCTGTTGCAACCCCAAACAACAACTTtgcattattaacatttactgtagtatttttattgttggattttcatttttatttgtaatatacaCTAAATGATAAAATTATTGTGTTGCTCTGAGATATTACCAAATCTAACTCAAATTTCCTATTTCTTAGAATACATTAAACTGCCCATTAAAATCATCATCTCCTTGTTGGCCATCCTCTTTCTGATCGGTGTCCTGTTTCTGCTTCTGAGGTAGAAACATCTCTGCTATATTCTATGTTACAAGAAATGCGTCATTACAGGATGTTAATGGTGCAGTTTGTAATCTTGTAATCTTTGTGTCCATATGGGTTTTGAACAATTCATCACAGATCATAGCAAAtgttgcttaaaaaaaacattattgtcTCTCTAAGTGgcatacactcactgtccactttaatagcaACACATACTCATTTATGCATGTATAacgatacaggtcaagagctttaaTTAATGTTCACaacatctgaatgaagaaaatgtGTGAGATAGAGCAGAGGAGATTGACATCTTTCATTCCCATCATATATGAGCCAGTGTCATAAACAGTAGGCTCACCCAAACAGGACTGTTAAATTTTAGGggaaaatgaaatttttttcccattttccaGCTATCCAGTTTTAGTGAATCTGTGTTCATGAATGCCTAACATTCCTGCCTGACATGAGTGGAATCTAATGTGGACTTCTGCTGTTATAATATTTAGGCCTCAAGATTGATGCTTTGCTGATTAACATGGTTAGAAAGCgtgattatttgagttgatATTTGTGTCAGCTTAAACTaatctgctttttttctttgacCTCTTTAATCAACACATTGTTTCCACCCAACTGTCGCTTTCTCAATGTGAGTTTTATTGTACCATTCtttgtaaactctagagattgTTGTGTGAAGAtttgcagtttctgaaataatcaAACCAGACCATCTAGCACCAACAGCCATGCCAGAGATCACATTGTCCCCACagtgtttgatgtgaatattaagCAAAGCTCTCGACCTGTATCTGTATGTTTTCATGAATGGTTCTGCTGTGACTGGATGACTGGATAACTGCAAAAGTGTGCAGGTGTAAATTGTTCCAATTAAAATGGTAGGGGGTGTAGATTTTCTCAATGTTAAAGTCAATGTTTTGATTTTAATTGGAATTCCCATTGCAGAAATCAGAGAAAAAAGCCACTGtagttcatgttcatgtatttttttgcaATTATTTCCCAATTTTGAATTActaaatttgaattattttaacttttttagcTTTTATAATTTGATTATTACAATATGTAATTAGCTGCATttattagtgatcattcagtgTTGTACTCGTTCAGAAGTCTCTCATTAAATCTTTATTACTTTACATAATTTAAtacattactgtatgtgtgtatgtgtgtgtatttgtttgtgcaCGTCTCTCACTTTATAGAATTGTCCTGACAAAAAGATGTAAAGGAACAAATGAGGTACATCAACGGTCATTTTTCTTCTCAGCAGCTCCATTATGGTCAAACTTGCGCTTATctgttagttgttttttttttttttttgcattattgtaagatttaaaaaacaataataataaagataaatttCAGTTAATAAACTATATGTTGTATAGGGCTCACGTAACAACATTAGGGAGAACCTGGTGATGGAGGGATCTTCAGAGATCTTTGGGATCAGAGACAATCATTCAAGCACTGCTGTTCACTCAAATCCCCAAGCCAACAGGAACACAGCAGCAGGAAGGTTAACCACTCACTATACTTGcatatattgtataaaataagaataaaatatgaaaaaaaattactataTTGCATTTTATGCATTATGTTTCTGCTTGTCCAGGCCAAATTATGACATTCAAACAACCTACGATGTTTTGAAGTTGCCTCCAACTAATCTGGTAAGGAattacagtatttcttttttcttttattgcttACCACCAAGTGTAGAAGGGATTTTCTATATAGTCAGTTTGGCAAAAGGCAAATGTGATATCCAGTAATTTGGCATTGGCTTTATAGAAACATCGTCATACAGAAGAGGATTTAACCACTGTGAACTATACTATGCTACAGTTCATGAACAACAATCCAAATAAAAGGtacaaaaatgtgaaatacaATTTGTTACACATCTATAAAAGATAATAATATTGAATTATAAGTAAAATGTActaatgttgtttttgttgtgttgttgccCAAGTGTACCAAGCCATGAAAGTGGTGAGCCAGACTATGCTCAAGTTTCAAAACAGAAACATATAGCAAAGGTAAGTCATATTAATCATAGATCTTGTGTTTGTATAAATTACATAAAGATAATTTTCATGCAAGGGATCATAATATTGGCAAGAATGCTTATGTTCCTTACAGAATTTCTTCAGAAAGTCAATTTCTCTTAGGAACCTAATGAATAATTTAGTCTCAACATATCCGAATCCTATAATTGTAAGGGGCAGGTGCCCTAGGCTTGTTCCACTaccagagtgagacacagagctgCTGCTCTGCAATGTGAGGTAACTAGTTAGACCTGTGAATGGCTTATGAAAGTCCTCCTTGCAGGCTGCTCAAACACTCTGTAAAGTCAGGTCTAAGCTagatattttgatatttatattttttgatattttgaAAATTAGAGCAGTACTCCTCTGCTGTCTTTCCACTTTGTTGGGCTTGTTTGCCTTACCTTGTTAACCTAACCACCCTCTTGAGTCTTTAGGTcgattctttattttctgttttttctgggTTGAATCCTTAcgctattttatttttcctaaaAAACACAATGTCACCTCCAAATAATTGATTTAGAATCTCTGAGTTTTCGAATAAATTATCCATCAGAATGAAATTTCAGTGTACCATTTATAATTTGAGGTGAGAGAAttagtattatatattaatttccTCTCAGAGGTTTCTGTTCATCCTCTTTGTTTGCTTTGCACTTGGTCTTGAGTATTGTTTGTGGCTCAGTCTGGGTTTAAATCTGGTGTGTGGTGAGTCACATTAACATTCCGTATATATAGACAGGTAACAGATGGGAGAGAGAAAACCTGGCATGTCAAGGTTAGTGAGGGCAGTAGAAGATCATTGGAGGAGTCATCTTTGAAGAGAACTTTTCTAATAGGATAGAAAGTTGATCATTCTGAAgaactttgtattgatttacagtaactcttcttttttttaaagtagatTTAAAAATTAGAAGCTAAAAACCCTTCACtatcacttacagtacataatGGATTTTTGGATTTGGTGGGATAATGCATgataagtacaaaaaaaaaagaaattcacttCATTATGTCTGTCTTGCAGGAACAACAAGGTGGTCATGAAGATTATGAAAACGTGTCTGGTGGGTGCACTAAGAAGCAGCCATTTCCAAACATAAACTGGGACTCGGACACCAGTGAATCAGAAGATGAGGTGAATTACACAAAAGTGTCATTCACTGCAACATCACACCATAATCCACAGAAGGATAAACACTTTTCAGATGAGGAAGACAAAACTGAATACTCTGAGGTCAAAATTTAAGGTTAAAAGAACatttatgaatgtgtgtgtatataaagcaATAAGTATCCAGTATTCTATACAAAGCACCGTTGTGTGCTTCTATGGGAGTAAGTCTTTTCATTTATCTGTGGCTAAATGTTCCATATCTGATTCTAATTTAACTGAatgttaaatatacattttttttgagATGTTAACAAAATGACGAAAACTTTTCTAACATTGCCATGTTGTGTTAAGCGCTAGTTTTTCAAATGTGGGGTTAAAAGCAGTTTAGGTAAAGATGTTTAAAACCTTGCTTGCTAATTGTGATTTCCACTCAGTGAATGTTCagtttgaaattaaataatgacaattaaaatatttgagAACATTTACATTGGTGGTTTTTGTTGATAATTAAAATGGACATTTTTTTGCTCAAACTGTGTtgtaaatttctttattttacatcattgtATGTTATAAATCTACGaaagtttttaatgtaatttaatttagtttctTATCAAAATGTGTGCAAATAAGGTTCAATATTTTTTGGGGAAAAGGAAAGTACAACCTCCTAACATTctatgtttttagtttttataatgttgacaaaaatatttgtaaagatTATTACTAGTATGTAGAACGACCTTTAGAAGCAATAATTTGAAGTATTCTTTGCAATTGGTTTGAGGATTTTTGGCCCACACATTGCTTCAGAACTTTGATGTTTAAAAGCATACATTTATGCAAAGCTCTCTTAACAGCTTTCCACAGAAGTTTAAGGTCTGGACTTACATTTTGACATGGCCAAAATGTTGGTAGTAGGAAAGGTGTACTTATTTTTTCTAAATCTTTTGGATTGTATAAAATGACTACATACtgaaatatattgttttttgtaGTCATCTAagtatattgttttgtttatatagaAGACAGAGAGGAtcacatgtttattatttagacAGTGGAAAACAATCAAAGAATTAAAGAAGGGTATATTTTCTTTTACCCcttacatttagatttttagattttGGTTGTTATAATGAGTATTTTATAATGTGTGCTGTTTATGTTTATCTTTGTGCAGACATTTGTGCGGAACAAATTttctaataaaagaaaataatatttttcttttccgtgtgtgtatgtacaacTTTCCTAACACCCCCCTTCCCCCTCCCTGGTTTCCTGTTTGTGACTAATCTTCCGGTATGAACTATTACCATGACTCTTGCATATGCACTGCAAATATCTAAATGTTTGACATAGATGTGGTGGTAATTTGTGCATGGTTAGAACTGTTGCAAtattatcataaaaaaaa
It encodes the following:
- the LOC113643678 gene encoding B-cell receptor CD22-like isoform X2, whose protein sequence is MMSSMWTSVFPWVFLCLFSSIATRNSEILVIIDEERATKREGSCVKIGCRYKAKENMTLLWLKDPKWNARKHAFDGTIVYSNTKERPQDLEYSNRVKFIHEPNSWATCSLKINDLKVNDSGNYTFRYIKESDKYLSSAFTLTVKENPCKVHIKPPHLNRSLKEGDTVSLYCATSAKCESYPQWQSSVPSDFNVKMDGDVKEKYSELKLTLNRKDDGRTLICQPSDSTSEDCLDRSFTLKVEYAPKETKVSETSKDVKEGEQVKMSCSSKAQPKPIFTWFKHQNSFSQTGENLTLYVKTPADGGRFYCQAKNEHGHDKSTDILINVIYPPKKPNLTMKQVVKENEFYSITCSVESSPQANLMLSKSSLTNPGNGRIIQTSQSNFLDFTSKASMEHAGVYNCSAKNSAGQNSANQYLEVLYAPKNVIASASPGNELKEGSELKLTCKADSVPQVTAYTWKKSSRAHSVTVGNGQTLTLTLVKSSDSDHYFCITSNEMGSAESPPIYIRVKYRPHITIIHNMTSLGLLDEVPVHLTCSVQCDPPATFFAWYRLEENTVLSNNQNYTVQPQNPGMYYCEASNEIGKSRSVPFEINHNQYIKLPIKIIISLLAILFLIGVLFLLLRIVLTKRCKGTNEGSRNNIRENLVMEGSSEIFGIRDNHSSTAVHSNPQANRNTAAGRPNYDIQTTYDVLKLPPTNLKHRHTEEDLTTVNYTMLQFMNNNPNKSVPSHESGEPDYAQVSKQKHIAKEQQGGHEDYENVSGGCTKKQPFPNINWDSDTSESEDEVNYTKVSFTATSHHNPQKDKHFSDEEDKTEYSEVKI
- the LOC113643678 gene encoding B-cell receptor CD22-like isoform X3, whose protein sequence is MTLLWLKDPKWNARKHAFDGTIVYSNTKERPQDLEYSNRVKFIHEPNSWATCSLKINDLKVNDSGNYTFRYIKESDKYLSSAFTLTVKENPCKVHIKPPHLNRSLKEGDTVSLYCATSAKCESYPQWQSSVPSDFNVKMDGDVKEKYSELKLTLNRKDDGRTLICQPSDSTSEDCLDRSFTLKVEYAPKETKVSETSKDVKEGEQVKMSCSSKAQPKPIFTWFKHQNSFSQTGENLTLYVKTPADGGRFYCQAKNEHGHDKSTDILINVIYPPKKPNLTMKQVVKENEFYSITCSVESSPQANLMLSKSSLTNPGNGRIIQTSQSNFLDFTSKASMEHAGVYNCSAKNSAGQNSANQYLEVLYAPKNVIASASPGNELKEGSELKLTCKADSVPQVTAYTWKKSSRAHSVTVGNGQTLTLTLVKSSDSDHYFCITSNEMGSAESPPIYIRVKYRPHITIIHNMTSLGLLDEVPVHLTCSVQCDPPATFFAWYRLEENTVLSNNQNYTVQPQNPGMYYCEASNEIGKSRSVPFEINHNQYIKLPIKIIISLLAILFLIGVLFLLLRIVLTKRCKGTNEVHQRSFFFSAAPLWSNLRLSGSRNNIRENLVMEGSSEIFGIRDNHSSTAVHSNPQANRNTAAGRPNYDIQTTYDVLKLPPTNLKHRHTEEDLTTVNYTMLQFMNNNPNKSVPSHESGEPDYAQVSKQKHIAKEQQGGHEDYENVSGGCTKKQPFPNINWDSDTSESEDEVNYTKVSFTATSHHNPQKDKHFSDEEDKTEYSEVKI
- the LOC113643678 gene encoding B-cell receptor CD22-like isoform X1, coding for MMSSMWTSVFPWVFLCLFSSIATRNSEILVIIDEERATKREGSCVKIGCRYKAKENMTLLWLKDPKWNARKHAFDGTIVYSNTKERPQDLEYSNRVKFIHEPNSWATCSLKINDLKVNDSGNYTFRYIKESDKYLSSAFTLTVKENPCKVHIKPPHLNRSLKEGDTVSLYCATSAKCESYPQWQSSVPSDFNVKMDGDVKEKYSELKLTLNRKDDGRTLICQPSDSTSEDCLDRSFTLKVEYAPKETKVSETSKDVKEGEQVKMSCSSKAQPKPIFTWFKHQNSFSQTGENLTLYVKTPADGGRFYCQAKNEHGHDKSTDILINVIYPPKKPNLTMKQVVKENEFYSITCSVESSPQANLMLSKSSLTNPGNGRIIQTSQSNFLDFTSKASMEHAGVYNCSAKNSAGQNSANQYLEVLYAPKNVIASASPGNELKEGSELKLTCKADSVPQVTAYTWKKSSRAHSVTVGNGQTLTLTLVKSSDSDHYFCITSNEMGSAESPPIYIRVKYRPHITIIHNMTSLGLLDEVPVHLTCSVQCDPPATFFAWYRLEENTVLSNNQNYTVQPQNPGMYYCEASNEIGKSRSVPFEINHNQYIKLPIKIIISLLAILFLIGVLFLLLRIVLTKRCKGTNEVHQRSFFFSAAPLWSNLRLSGSRNNIRENLVMEGSSEIFGIRDNHSSTAVHSNPQANRNTAAGRPNYDIQTTYDVLKLPPTNLKHRHTEEDLTTVNYTMLQFMNNNPNKSVPSHESGEPDYAQVSKQKHIAKEQQGGHEDYENVSGGCTKKQPFPNINWDSDTSESEDEVNYTKVSFTATSHHNPQKDKHFSDEEDKTEYSEVKI